The following coding sequences are from one Arthrobacter sp. 24S4-2 window:
- a CDS encoding transporter, with the protein MNTLAIPLGLAGLAQVWSVATSALSLPFELGQAFWLIAAISWIWTIAVHVYRGTRTDQPLSHQLTHFAQGPLAALLPIAAMLLGAALHRTIPIAGTVLTLISLGAAAAFAAWILSFWMRGEMPLESVHGGYYLPISAAGLVGALTAAETGPEWLAVGSFAIGIFFWLVISVFVFLRLALRPTMPAPLVPTLAIMMAPPAVASAAWLTISGGRPDHVFEGLTAMTALMMMIQVLLLPRYCALPFSLGFWSFTFPVASVAALAITWLHLLQPLAWQAITVGLLAAVTLLVVSIATKSILLLIATAREARRLPAAIRADAPHQSV; encoded by the coding sequence TTGAACACACTCGCCATCCCACTGGGCTTGGCGGGCCTCGCCCAAGTTTGGTCCGTGGCGACTTCCGCGCTCAGCCTCCCGTTCGAGCTCGGGCAAGCGTTCTGGCTGATCGCTGCGATCTCCTGGATCTGGACCATCGCGGTGCACGTGTACCGCGGCACGCGCACCGATCAACCACTCTCTCATCAGCTCACGCACTTCGCTCAGGGTCCCCTTGCGGCATTGCTTCCCATCGCCGCGATGCTGCTCGGAGCGGCCCTTCACCGCACGATTCCGATTGCCGGAACCGTGCTGACGTTGATCTCCCTCGGCGCCGCGGCCGCGTTCGCCGCATGGATTCTGAGCTTCTGGATGCGCGGGGAGATGCCACTCGAATCCGTTCACGGCGGGTACTACCTGCCCATCAGTGCAGCCGGTCTAGTCGGTGCACTCACTGCTGCAGAGACGGGGCCTGAGTGGCTTGCCGTCGGAAGCTTCGCAATCGGCATCTTCTTCTGGCTGGTGATCTCCGTCTTCGTCTTCCTCCGGCTCGCGCTCCGTCCAACCATGCCCGCACCGCTCGTCCCGACACTCGCGATCATGATGGCTCCCCCGGCAGTCGCGTCAGCAGCGTGGCTTACGATCTCCGGCGGTCGACCCGATCATGTGTTCGAGGGGTTGACGGCAATGACGGCGTTAATGATGATGATCCAGGTGCTGCTGTTGCCGCGCTACTGCGCGCTGCCGTTCTCGCTCGGCTTCTGGTCATTCACCTTCCCCGTGGCGAGTGTCGCTGCGCTGGCCATCACGTGGCTGCACCTACTCCAGCCGCTTGCCTGGCAGGCCATCACAGTCGGATTGCTCGCCGCCGTTACGCTCCTCGTCGTGTCGATCGCGACCAAATCGATCCTCCTGCTCATCGCCACCGCCCGCGAAGCACGGCGACTGCCAGCCGCCATCCGGGCCGACGCCCCTCACCAATCCGTTTAG